A genome region from Scomber japonicus isolate fScoJap1 chromosome 15, fScoJap1.pri, whole genome shotgun sequence includes the following:
- the tmem64 gene encoding transmembrane protein 64 yields the protein MSMSGSTTVQLFTKLVKHAVGKAQIHLNRWLQRTATEECDKIDILICSAFDERGVVIGKSDGEPEVTSDTGGTTFSSSGEFRHPCCITTFCFKSALLACILTAVCFSSVALVRQYLKDLLLWVESLDSFVGALLFIVGLITVSFPCGWGYIVLNVAAGYLYGFVLGMGLVMVGVLIGTFVAHLVCKRLLTDWVLNKVGNSEQLSAVIRVVEGGSGLKVVALARLTPIPFGLQNAVFSITDVSLPNYLVASSVGLLPTQLLNSYLGTTLRTMEDVIAEQSVSGYFVFSLQIVISIGLMFYVVHRAQVELNAAIAACQMELKSSHMNGSSTNHSGFTYCSKRATVGGGNCINVV from the exons ATGTCAATGTCAGGGTCCACGACCGTGCAGCTGTTCACCAAGCTTGTAAAGCATGCGGTGGGCAAAGCGCAGATCCACCTCAACCGCTGGCTGCAGAGGACTGCCACAGAAGAGTGTGACAAAATTGACATCCTGATATGCAGCGCCTTCGATGAGAGAGGTGTTGTCATTGGGAAGTCAGACGGAGAGCCCGAGGTTACCAGCGACACAGGAGGGACAACCTTTAGCAGCAGTGGAGAGTTTAGGCACCCTTGCTGTATCACCACCTTTTGCTTCAAGAGCGCCCTGCTGGCATGCATCCTGACTGCGGTGTGCTTCTCCTCGGTTGCCCTGGTTCGGCAATACCTCAAGGATCTCCTGCTATGGGTGGAGAGCTTGGACAGCTTCGTTGGGGCCTTGCTGTTCATAGTGGGTTTGATTACTGTGTCATTCCCATGTGGATGGGGATATATTGTACTTAATGTGGCAGCTGGCTACCTCTATGGCTTTGTGCTGGGCATGGGACTCGTCATGGTGGGGGTTTTAATAGGGACCTTCGTGGCACACCTGGTGTGTAAACGGCTATTGACTGACTGGGTGCTGAACAAAGTTGGGAACAGCGAACAGCTCAGTGCTGTTATACGAGTGGTGGAAGGAGGGAGCGGACTCAAAGTTGTGGCCTTAGCAAGACTCACCCCCATACCTTTTGGGCTCCAAAATGCAGTTTTCTCG ATCACAGACGTGTCCTTGCCAAACTACCTGGTGGCCTCCTCTGTGGGTCTGTTGCCCACCCAGCTGCTGAACTCCTACCTGGGCACCACGCTTCGCACCATGGAGGACGTCATCGCTGAGCAGAGTGTCAGTGGCTACTTTGTCTTCAGCCTGCAG ATCGTCATCAGCATTGGCCTGATGTTCTACGTCGTGCACCGGGCTCAGGTGGAGCTCAACGCTGCCATCGCCGCCTGCCAGATGGAGCTGAAGTCATCGCACATGAACGGCTCCTCCACCAATCACAGCGGCTTCACCTACTGCAGCAAGAGGGCGACAGTTGGCGGCGGGAACTGCATTAACGTGGTGTGA